From Proteus vulgaris:
TGGATGAGTGGCTTGGTTAACCGTCTAAATGAAGCGGAAGATCAAGGCAGTACTTATAGCTATACTATTGCTCAAAACGATGAAAATCGTCTATTCGAACCTGTATTACGTATTCGTACTTACGGTGTAGATACAGACTACAAATTGGATTATGACTTTATCCACAGTAGCGAATATCAACGTATTACCCATTTAGGTGACATTATTGGTAACCTAATTGAAGAGGGTGCGTTTATTGAGCGTGGAGAGCGTCGTCAGGTGATTTCAAGCTTTGAAGAAGCACTTGAGTGGCTAACGAAAGAATCTCGTCGTGGCCTTGCTGTACAGCGTTATAAAGGTCTTGGGGAAATGAACCCAGAACAATTATGGGAAACCACCATGAACCCAGATACACGCCGTATGATGCAAGTAACCGTTAAAGATGCGATTGCAACGGATGAGCTATTTACTACGTTAATGGGCGATGCGGTTGAACCTCGCCGTGCCTTTATCGAAGAGAATGCGCTGAAAGCGGCAAATATTGATATCTAATTACGTGTGATTTCATCACGAAAAATAAAAACCAGCTAATTTAATTAGCTGGTTTTTTTTATATTTATAGACGATATTTTATCGAAAGATTAACGCAGAATATTCAGCATACGGCGTAAAGGCTCTGCGGCACCCCATAACAATTGGTCACCGACAGTAAAGGCTGAAATAAATTCAGGGCCCATATTCAGTTTACGAATACGGCCTACAGGTGTGCTCAATGTACCTGTAACTGCGGCAGGTGTTAACTCTCTAATAGTCAATTCACGATCATTAGGAATGACTTTTACCCAGTCGTTATGGCTGGCAAGTAATTGTTCAATTTCAGCAACAGGTAAATCTTTTTTCAGTTTTAGAGTAAATGCTTGGCTATGGCAGCGTAATGCGCCAATACGAACACAAAGACCATCAACAGGGATAATATTTGAACCTGTGTTTAAAATCTTATTGGTTTCAGCTTGTCCTTTCCACTCTTCACGGCTCTGGCCGTTTTCTAATTGTTTATCAATCCAAGGGATCAAGCTACCTGCTAGAGGAACACCAAATTGTTCAGTAGGCATCGCACCACTGCGTGTAAAGTTAGTGACTTTGCGTTCAATATCTAAGATTGCTGATGCTGGGTTTTCAAGCTCTTTTACTACTTGATTATGTAGAGAACCCATTTGTGACAGTAGCTCTCTCATATGACGAGCGCCAGCCCCAGAAGCTGCTTGATAGGTGGAGACACTTGCCCATTCCACTAAGTTGTTCGTAAATAAACCCCCTAATGACATCAGCATTAAACTGACCGTACAGTTACCACCAACAAAAGCTTTGATGCCTTTGTTTAAGCTGTCTTGAATATGTTGACCGTTGACAGGATCGAGAATAATCACAGCATCATCATTCATACGTAATGCAGATGCGGCATCAATCCAGTAACCTTGCCAACCTGCTTGGCGCAGTTTTGGATAGATTTCATTGGTATAGTCACCACCTTGGCAACTAATAATAATATCGAGTGATGCTAGCGTATCAATATCATAAGCATCTTGCAGAGTGCTACGGTGATTACCATAAGCAGGTGCTGCTTCACCTAATTGAGATGTGGTGAAGAAAACAGGGTTTATCCCATCAAAATCACGTTCTTCAACCATTCTTTGCATTAAAACGGAGCCGACCATACCACGCCAGCCCACAAAACCAACATTTTTCATTGTAATTACCCTGTCTTTGTCTGTAGGAATAGTGAGAGACCTCACACTAACCTGACAAAATATAGAGATAGGTGCAAGTGAATTTATTGATTATTTACCAAAGAATTAGAAGTGTTTCTTATAGTCTTCGTAGAGTTAACAAAAGAAAGCCACAGAACGAACAAATATCAATGAGTTGTTAAAAAAGAAAATAGGTTCGCCATAAAAATGTAAGAATATTCTGTTATATCTTATTTTGTTTTTTTGGATAAACAAAAATATATTCTTGTTTAAGAAAATAGAGTAAAAATAGAAAAATGTAAAATAGTGTAATATATAAGAAAAACGTATTTACTTAGAGGTCACTCCAAGCTTTATACTAAATGCTACTGTTTAATAGATGATGTATTTTCATAAATAAAAAATAATGATGAAGGTTCTTCATTTTATTTGAATTTTATTTTACCGCTTATTAAGTGGTGTTAGGAGGCGAAATGGATATATCAACAGTCATTCCATTATCTACGTACTACTCGTATTTAAAACGGTTTGTGATTTCACCAACCACGATGGGTACTATCGCGCCTTCATCTCGTTGGTTATGTTATGAAATGCTGGATAAACTCAATTGGCAACAGGACATTCAAGTTGCTGAATTAGGTGCTGGCACAGGGGTTATTACCCAACAAATTTTAAAAAGAATGTCGGTGAGTTCCTCATTAGATGTTTTTGAAATAGAACCTAGTTTTGCAACAGAATTAGATAAAATCGATGATAATCGATTAAAGGTTTACACTGCATCTGCGGAGAAATTAGACAGTCATTATAATATGATTATTTCAGGATTACCTTTTTTATCTATACCAAAGAAAACAGGCTTAAGAATTTTAAAACGAGTGCATAAAGAGTTATTAAAAACACAAGGTTGTTTTGTGTTATTTCAATATACTACTCGATATGAAAAAACGTTATCTCGTTATTTTCATTTAGAAAAGAAATTAGTCTTGCTTAATGTTCCTCCTGCTTGGGTTTATTATTGCACGCCTAAAAATAATATAGGGTAAATGCAAGGCTTGCTCGCTTTTTATATTGCAAATAACAAATAAGAATAGATGTTATTTATTTAGATAAAGTTTGAGCAAGCAAGATAATACTCTTTTCAATTTCATTTGGATTATGAGCAGCATATCCTAATAAAACACCTTTCTTTGGATATGTTTGAATACAGTAACGCGCCAAAGGCTGTATGGCTAATCCTATTTCTCGCGCTTTTTTAACGACATATTCTTCTGTATAACCTGATTTTAGCCAGCAGACAATATGGATGCCCGAATCCGTGGGCTCAACATGAAAAACATGAGATAAATGTGTTTTTATAGCATTAGTTAACACTTGATAACGTTCATAGCAGGTTTTTCTTATTCTTCTTACATGGCGGGCGTAATGCCCTTGAGACATAAATAGCGCTAATGTTGCTTGTTCTAGAAAACCTGAATGTGAATCGGTGTAGTATTTAGCGACTTTAAAGGCTTCGATTAAGGCTTGAGGTACGACTAAAAAACCTAAACGAAATCCGGGATACATCATTTTTGAAAATGTTCCAGCATAGACAACTCGCTGATATTTATCTAACCCTTGTAGGGATTGGATAGGTTTAGTGTGATAGCGAAACTCACTGTTATAGTCATCTTCAAAGATCCATACATTATTGGATGATGCCCACTCTAACAACGCAATACGGCGTGAAAGTGAGAGCGTATTACCCAAAGGGAATTGATGAGAAGGTGTGGTAAAAACAAGTTTTGCTTCAGGGCACTGCGCTATTCCTTGAGAAATATCCATTCCATCAATATCTGAACTTATTGGATGTGGTTTTATACCATAAGAAGTGAAGATACCCCGAGCACTGTCATAACCAGGATCATCTAGCCAAACGGTATCTCCCTCTTGTAATAGTACTCTAGTGGTGAGATTTATCGCTTGCTGCGTACCATTTACAATAATGATTTGCTCAGGCTGACAAGTGAGCCCTCGAGTTGATTGAACATATTGGCATATCATCTCTTTTAAAGGAGTGTAGCCTGTTGGCGAATTAAATGTTGCGAGTGCTTTTTTTGATTGTCGCCAAACCCGCCCTAATAATCTTCCCCAAAGTTCATGAGGAAAAAGATCCACACAGCCAACGCCAACATGAAATATAGGACTGCTATTGATATTGGGTTGTGACTGTTGCCAAAAAGCGTGTGCTTTTTGCATATTGGGGTTTAGTGTTTCTAATGGGTTTTTGATGTGTGATGAAGAAATAGAGTGGATGGTTTTGGCCCACTTATCCGAAATAATGGCATCTGGGATTGTGTTTGCAACAAAAGTTCCTGCACCACGACGAGTAAATAAATAACCTTCATCAATTAAACGTTCAAAGCCTGCAATAACAGAGTTACGAGAAATCGACATCATTTCGGCTAATGTGCGACTTGATGGTAGACGGCTACCTGATGTTAAGCGCCCATCTAAAATCGCCTTTCTAATCGCGTGATAAACCTGAGAACCAATGGGTCCTTCTTCTAAAACAAGATTAGGGAAATACGCAGTTTTTTTCTGTTTCATAAAGTGGATCCTATAAAAACACAAAAAGTGTACCTTATTGAGAACCAAAATTAAACGTACCATGACCACGATTAAAGGCAGGTGATACTTTTTTATAGCATTGATGAAAGTAGAAGGAAGTGAAGAGATGAGCACAACACCAATAACTGTTTCAATCCAGTTTGTTGAGCAAGAGCATTATGCTCAATGGTTGCCACATTGGTTAAGTTATCAAGCATTTTATAAAGTTGAGTTATCAGAAGAGATAACATTAAAAACATGGGCACGTTTTTTTGATGAAAAAGAACCTGTTTATTGTGCCATAGCAATGGAAGGTGAAAAGGTATTGGGTTTTGTTCATTATCTTTTTCATCGTTCAACATGGGCTGAAAGTGATTTTTGTTATTTAGAAGATTTATTTGTTTCACCAGATACACGTGGTCGCCATGTAGGTAAGCAACTTATTGAGTTTGTTCATCAACAAGCAAAACAGCGTGATTGTGCTCGTCTATATTGGCATACACAGGAAACTAATTTACGTGGTCAGCGCTTATATAATTGGGTAGCAGAAAAACCGGGTGTGATTGAATACCGTATGGCGCTATAAAAGAATGTTAGATAGGACAGGCCGGGTATAAAAGAGATGGCGATATTTACCATCTCTTTTCTGAGTTAGGGTTATTTATTTGATTTTGGGTTAATTAAACTCTTGTTGGCAATAAAACTCATTGCCAACTTTTTTTGCTTCTTCACAAGCCTGTTTCATTAATTCATCTGCTTTTTGCTTGTTAGGCTCAATAATATGATATTGGCCAGAGAACATAAAAGAAGCCATTGCTTGAGCGAATCCTTCAAAAGTCATTTCATTAGCTTTTGCAAACCATATATTCGCTTTTTCTGTATCTACAGGCACATTGCCAACCCCACTATAAAGAACACCTAACCAAATCGGAGCGTAAACAAGCTCTGGTTGATGAATCGCTGCGACTTCTTCTAATAATACAATCGCTTTTTTGTGATCTGTTTCTCCAGATAATGGCGCAATAAGAGCTGTTGCTAAACTTATTTTTCCTCTTATGCTTCCTTTATTTACTGCGAGAGTAGCTAATTTTTTTGCTTCGATATAATTATTTTTAAAATAAGGGTCGGCATTAAATAAGTAAATATCAGCAAGCAGTGCGTAGGCATCGGCATAATCATTTTTTATTGCTTCATTTGCCCACAATTGTGCATTAAGAAGGTTTTTTTCTACACCGGCTCCCATCGAATACATTTCAGCTAATTGATATTGAGCTTGTGCATTATGGTTTAGTGCTTCTTTGCGAGTATCTTCAAATTTTCTTTTATCTTGCTCTTCAAAATTAGCATGTAAAGAAAACGAGCAAACAAGAGTAAGTAGGCTGATAAGAGTCGAAATATATTTAATAAATGTCATGTAGAGTACCGTTTGTAATGATTTTGAAAATCTTACCAATAATAATGGTATAAAAGCAGTTAATTTCTTCGACTTAATCATATGAATAATATTGGGAGAGCCAAAATGGCTATTGATCTTAGCAATCTAGTGACTGAAAGTAGGAATCATGACAGTGAGAATATCGATACGCTTTCAACGTTGGATATGCTAAGTGTCATTAATAATGAAGATAAAAAAGTACCATTAGCCGTCGAAAAAACGTTACCTGAGATTGTTCAATTAGTTGATAAAGTTGCGACCGCTTTTTCTCAAGGTGGTCGTCTTATTTATTGTGGCGCTGGTACGTCGGGGCGATTAGGGATTTTAGATGCCAGTGAATGCCCGCCAACCTACGGTACTCCTCATGAAATGGTGATTGGATTAATTGCGGGTGGACACAAGGCTATTTTACAAGCTGTCGAGAATGCAGAAGACAATATTCAATTAGGCGAACAAGATTTACGCCAGCTTAATTTTAACGAGAAAGATGTTTTAGTGGGTATTGCTGCAAGTGGTAGAACACCTTATGTGATGGGCGCTTTACAGTATGCAAAATCACTCGGGGCGATAACGGGAGCGATTAGTTGTAATCCTGAAAGCCCGATTGCCAAACTTGCTGATATTGCTATTACACCAGTTGTGGGTGCTGAAGTGATAACCGGATCATCACGTATGAAAGCGGGTACAGCACAAAAACTTATCTTAAATATGATAACCACAGGTGCGATGATAAAGATTGGCAAGGTATTTAGTAATTTAATGGTGGATGTTGAAGCGACCAATGCCAAATTGGTTGAACGCCAAATTCGTATTGTGATGCAAGCAACCGAGTGTGAAAGAACTATCGCTGAAGAAGCGTTATCACAATGTCATCGTCATTGTAAAACGGCAATTTTAATGATCCTAGCAAATGTAGATGCACCGCAAGCCACACAGATACTTAATCAAAACAAAGGATTTATTAGAAAGGCATTGGGTGAGTGATTTTCATTTATTAAATAGAGAGTTAAATTTTATTCTTGATTAAAGCCAGCAAATACAAGGTATCTACTGGCTTGGTGATGGGTTGTAAACAGCTAAGAAATCTTACTCAATGTTTTGGATCTGCTCGCGCATTTGTTCAATTAAAACTTTTAATTCAATGGCTGAATTAGTGACTTCTGTATTAATTGATTTTGAGGCTAACGTATTAGATTCACGGTTAAATTCTTGCATCATAAAATCAAGACGACGACCTACCGCTTCCTTTTTCACAAGAATTTTGCGTGTTTCTTTAACGTGAGCTTCTAATCTATCAAGCTCTTCAGCAACATCTAAACGTTGCGCTAACATCACTAACTCTTGCTCTAAGCGATTATTATCAATTTGAACTAGAGCTTCTTCTAATTTGCTGGTTAAGCGCTCACGTTGCCAAAGTAAGATTTCTGGCATTTGGGCTTTCACTTTCACCACTTCTGCGCTAACTGCATCTAAGCGTTGCTCGATAAGTTCCTTGAGTGATTGGCCTTCGGCTTCACGACTAGCAATAAATGCGTCAATTGCTAAATCTAATTCAGCTAAAAGCTCAGTACCAATGGCATCTAAATCTTGCTCTTGTGCTGAGATAACACCTGGCCAACGTAAAATATCAAATGGGCTGATAGTGCCTTCATGGCTGTGGCTTTTTACCCAGTTGGCAGAAACAATCAGTTGTTTTGCCAAATTTTCATCAAGATTAAGTTCACCTTGAAAACGAGCGTTAAGATCAAAGCGTAAATTACATTCAATTTTACCACGGGTTAAGCGATTACGTAGACGTTCACGAATAACGGGTTCTAAACTACGTAATTGCTCAGGTAAACGAATATAAGTTTCAAGGTAACGTTGGTTTACGGAACGCAGTTCCCATGCAGCGCTACCCCAGTCTTTTTTGATGTCTCGGCGAGCAAAAGCGGTCATGCTACGGATCATAATAGGGTCTCAATAGTGTAAAAGATGATACGATTATAACCCTAGGCATCGATACAGGATAGGCATAAGCCATTTTAGGTCGTATAATGCGCCCCCAATATGTCAGAGAAAGCGGAGATAACACCATGCGTCCAGCAGACAGACAAGCAGACCAAGTACGTCCTATTACCATAACTCGCCATTATACAAAACATGCTGAAGGTTCTGTATTAGTTGAGTTTGGTGATACTAAAGTCTTGTGTAACGCCACTGTAGAAGACGGTGTACCACGTTTTCTTAAAGGACAAGGGCAAGGATGGGTGACCGCAGAATACGGTATGTTGCCTCGTGCCACCAATAGCCGTAATGCACG
This genomic window contains:
- a CDS encoding GNAT family N-acetyltransferase; the protein is MSTTPITVSIQFVEQEHYAQWLPHWLSYQAFYKVELSEEITLKTWARFFDEKEPVYCAIAMEGEKVLGFVHYLFHRSTWAESDFCYLEDLFVSPDTRGRHVGKQLIEFVHQQAKQRDCARLYWHTQETNLRGQRLYNWVAEKPGVIEYRMAL
- the asd gene encoding aspartate-semialdehyde dehydrogenase, with amino-acid sequence MKNVGFVGWRGMVGSVLMQRMVEERDFDGINPVFFTTSQLGEAAPAYGNHRSTLQDAYDIDTLASLDIIISCQGGDYTNEIYPKLRQAGWQGYWIDAASALRMNDDAVIILDPVNGQHIQDSLNKGIKAFVGGNCTVSLMLMSLGGLFTNNLVEWASVSTYQAASGAGARHMRELLSQMGSLHNQVVKELENPASAILDIERKVTNFTRSGAMPTEQFGVPLAGSLIPWIDKQLENGQSREEWKGQAETNKILNTGSNIIPVDGLCVRIGALRCHSQAFTLKLKKDLPVAEIEQLLASHNDWVKVIPNDRELTIRELTPAAVTGTLSTPVGRIRKLNMGPEFISAFTVGDQLLWGAAEPLRRMLNILR
- a CDS encoding tetratricopeptide repeat protein, with protein sequence MTFIKYISTLISLLTLVCSFSLHANFEEQDKRKFEDTRKEALNHNAQAQYQLAEMYSMGAGVEKNLLNAQLWANEAIKNDYADAYALLADIYLFNADPYFKNNYIEAKKLATLAVNKGSIRGKISLATALIAPLSGETDHKKAIVLLEEVAAIHQPELVYAPIWLGVLYSGVGNVPVDTEKANIWFAKANEMTFEGFAQAMASFMFSGQYHIIEPNKQKADELMKQACEEAKKVGNEFYCQQEFN
- a CDS encoding YicC/YloC family endoribonuclease, with the protein product MIRSMTAFARRDIKKDWGSAAWELRSVNQRYLETYIRLPEQLRSLEPVIRERLRNRLTRGKIECNLRFDLNARFQGELNLDENLAKQLIVSANWVKSHSHEGTISPFDILRWPGVISAQEQDLDAIGTELLAELDLAIDAFIASREAEGQSLKELIEQRLDAVSAEVVKVKAQMPEILLWQRERLTSKLEEALVQIDNNRLEQELVMLAQRLDVAEELDRLEAHVKETRKILVKKEAVGRRLDFMMQEFNRESNTLASKSINTEVTNSAIELKVLIEQMREQIQNIE
- the murQ gene encoding N-acetylmuramic acid 6-phosphate etherase, producing MAIDLSNLVTESRNHDSENIDTLSTLDMLSVINNEDKKVPLAVEKTLPEIVQLVDKVATAFSQGGRLIYCGAGTSGRLGILDASECPPTYGTPHEMVIGLIAGGHKAILQAVENAEDNIQLGEQDLRQLNFNEKDVLVGIAASGRTPYVMGALQYAKSLGAITGAISCNPESPIAKLADIAITPVVGAEVITGSSRMKAGTAQKLILNMITTGAMIKIGKVFSNLMVDVEATNAKLVERQIRIVMQATECERTIAEEALSQCHRHCKTAILMILANVDAPQATQILNQNKGFIRKALGE
- a CDS encoding PLP-dependent aminotransferase family protein, which produces MKQKKTAYFPNLVLEEGPIGSQVYHAIRKAILDGRLTSGSRLPSSRTLAEMMSISRNSVIAGFERLIDEGYLFTRRGAGTFVANTIPDAIISDKWAKTIHSISSSHIKNPLETLNPNMQKAHAFWQQSQPNINSSPIFHVGVGCVDLFPHELWGRLLGRVWRQSKKALATFNSPTGYTPLKEMICQYVQSTRGLTCQPEQIIIVNGTQQAINLTTRVLLQEGDTVWLDDPGYDSARGIFTSYGIKPHPISSDIDGMDISQGIAQCPEAKLVFTTPSHQFPLGNTLSLSRRIALLEWASSNNVWIFEDDYNSEFRYHTKPIQSLQGLDKYQRVVYAGTFSKMMYPGFRLGFLVVPQALIEAFKVAKYYTDSHSGFLEQATLALFMSQGHYARHVRRIRKTCYERYQVLTNAIKTHLSHVFHVEPTDSGIHIVCWLKSGYTEEYVVKKAREIGLAIQPLARYCIQTYPKKGVLLGYAAHNPNEIEKSIILLAQTLSK
- a CDS encoding class I SAM-dependent methyltransferase, with the protein product MDISTVIPLSTYYSYLKRFVISPTTMGTIAPSSRWLCYEMLDKLNWQQDIQVAELGAGTGVITQQILKRMSVSSSLDVFEIEPSFATELDKIDDNRLKVYTASAEKLDSHYNMIISGLPFLSIPKKTGLRILKRVHKELLKTQGCFVLFQYTTRYEKTLSRYFHLEKKLVLLNVPPAWVYYCTPKNNIG